A single region of the Xiphophorus maculatus strain JP 163 A chromosome 3, X_maculatus-5.0-male, whole genome shotgun sequence genome encodes:
- the LOC102235246 gene encoding tripartite motif-containing protein 46 translates to MAEAELETFTSIMDALVRISSNMKSMEQELHCPVCDEMVKQPILLPCQHSVCLLCAAEMLVQRGYPPPDLPAEPISPASTPNARSPRQARRPVPRTPDHLERVFRTVCGTYPGRRRREAAPPPMLFPCPSCQQDVELGDRGLTDCFRNLTLERIVERYRHTISLGSIAIMCGFCKPPQSLEATKGCADCKSNFCNECFKLYHPWGTPRAQHEHILPTNNFRPKVLTCTEHEQERLQWYCRNCQRLLCQLCKLRRVHHGHKVLPIAQAYQALKDKISKEVNFILANQETIQSQITQLEAAIKQMEANSTVALHQLTHCIRELGTAVAERQGTLAIALEGSRSRREEALSVQVFEKQGLMEQAGLMAFTHELLKETDTPCFVQAARVTHSRLIKAIENLQCFSLAADTSFRHFHLDASKEVKLINSLQFIQAPQAPVIDTQKTLAYDQLFLCWRLPQDSAPAWHFSVEYQRRAGATWGGISSPNSSTPWLRLNEVKGTSAVVDRVQMDSVYVLRVRGCNKAGFGDYSEEVYLHTPPAPVLSFSLDSRWGLHADRLALGKGQTYARSVPGLSLLQAADRTLTSCHLTSDLLVADLAVTHGRHYWACSVEPGSYLVKVGVGQETKLQEWFHLPQDMASPRCDPDSGHDSDAEDGQDSPPFCFLTVGMGKILLPKGHVPSHSQSESHSQAALHSQSSNYSNKPHSHTAPLPPRLGVCLDCDKGQVAFYDAHSLRMLWEGHVDCSSPVCPAFCFIGGGALQLQDLVANRSIEEPPPRRVTIETRVKKFK, encoded by the exons TCCAACATGAAGAGTATGGAGCAGGAGTTGCATTGCCCAGTGTGCGATGAGATGGTGAAGCAGCCCATTCTGCTCCCGTGCCAGCACAGCGTGTGTCTGCTGTGTGCGGCGGAGATGCTGGTGCAGAGAGGTTATCCTCCCCCGGATCTCCCTGCGGAGCCCATCTCACCAGCCTCCACGCCCAACGCTCGCTCTCCACGGCAAGCACGCCGACCCGTACCCAGGACCCCTGACCACCTGGAGCGGGTCTTCAGAACAG TATGTGGGACATACCCAGGGAGAAGGCGGAGGGAAGCAGCCCCTCCCCCCATGCTGTTCCCCTGTCCTTCCTGTCAGCAGGACGTGGAGCTCGGGGACAGAGGACTCACTGACTGCTTCCGTAATCTCACTCTGGAGCGCATCGTCGAGAG GTACAGACACACAATAAGTCTGGGCAGCATAGCGATTATGTGTGGCTTCTGTAAGCCTCCCCAGTCTCTGGAGGCCACTAAAGGCTGTGCTGACTGCAAGTCAAACTTCTGCAATGAATGTTTCAAACTCTACCATCCCTGGGGAACTCCTAGAGCTCAGCACGAACACATTCTACCCACCAACAACTTCAGACCAAAG GTTTTAACATGCACAGAGCACGAGCAGGAGAGGCTGCAGTGGTACTGCCGTAACTGTCAGCGGTTGCTGTGCCAGCTGTGTAAACTCCGTCGGGTCCATCATGGACACAAAGTTTTACCCATAGCACAAGCTTATCAGGCCCTCAAG GACAAGATTAGCAAGGAAGTCAACTTCATCCTGGCCAATCAGGAGACGATTCAGAGTCAGATCACTCAGCTGGAGGCTGCCATCAAGCAGATGGAG GCTAACAGCACTGTGGCTCTGCATCAGCTGACTCACTGCATCCGAGAGCTTGGAACAGCTGTCGCCGAGCGTCAGGGGACTCTAGCCATCGCGTTGGAGGGATCCCGGAGCAGAAGAGAGGAGGCTCTGTCCGTTCAGGTCTTTGAGAAGCAGGGGCTGATGGAGCAGGCAGGTCTGATGGCATTCACCCACGAGCTGCTCAAAGAGACAGACACTCCCTGCTTTGTGCAAGCCGCAAGAGTAACACACAGCAG GCTGATTAAAGCCATAGAAAACCTGCAGTGTTTCTCTCTTGCTGCTGACACCTCCTTTAGACACTTTCACCTTGATGCATCCAAAGAGGTCAAGCTCATCAACAGCTTGCAATTCATCCAAG CCCCTCAGGCTCCAGTCATCGACACTCAGAAAACGTTAGCTTATGACCAGCTGTTTTTATGCTGGCGCTTGCCTCAGGACTCGGCTCCGGCGTGGCACTTTTCTGTTGAATACCAGCGACGAGCAGGTGCCACGTGGGGCGGCATCAGCTCCCCAAACTCTTCGACACCATGGCTGCGTCTGAATGAAGTGAAGGGGACCAGCGCCGTGGTAGACCGGGTCCAGATGGACAGCGTGTACGTTCTCAGAGTGAGGGGCTGCAACAAGGCTGGGTTTGGAGACTACAGTGAAGAGGTTTACCTTCACACGCCGCCTGCACCAG ttttgagtttttccttGGACTCTCGTTGGGGTTTACATGCTGACCGTTTGGCGCTAGGTAAAGGCCAGACCTATGCCCGGAGTGTGCCTGGCCTCTCCCTTCTCCAAGCCGCCGACCGCACTCTCACCTCTTGTCACTTAACCTCTGACCTCCTTGTGGCCGACTTGGCCGTCACTCATGGCAGACACTACTGGGCGTGCTCTGTGGAGCCTGGGTCCTACTTGGTGAag GTAGGCGTTGGACAGGAGACTAAACTACAAGAGTGGTTCCATCTCCCTCAGGACATGGCGAGCCCACg TTGTGATCCAGACAGTGGCCATGACAGCGATGCAGAAGACGGCCAGGACTCCCCTCCCTTCTGCTTCCTCACCGTGGGCATGGGTAAGATCCTACTCCCAAAAGGACACGTTCCCTCTCACAGCCAGAGCGAGAGCCACAGCCAGGCAGCACTGCACTCTCAAAGCAGCAACTATAGCAACAAGCCTCACTCCCACACTGCTCCCCTACCTCCACGACTTGGAGTCTGTCTGGACTGTGACAAAGGCCAGGTTGCCTTCTATGATGCCCACTCCCTGCGTATGCTGTGGGAGGGGCACGTGGATTGCTCTTCTCCAGTTTGTCCAGCTTTTTGTTTCATAGGTGGAGGAGCGCTACAGCTGCAAGACCTCGTAGCCAACCGGAGCATCGAGGAGCCTCCGCCACGCAGGGTAACCATTGAAACACGAGTAAAAAAATTCAAGTAA